The genomic segment ACGGTGATTATTAATGATTATGTGAAGGAGCATTACACACATGAATAATAACTATCCATTGCTTTTGATATTATTTAGCAAATTTCCTATTTTTTTTTTACTTTACTAAAAAACCCCTCAGATTGCTGCTGCACGTTTGCATTTTCCTCTTCTTCAAAGGCCTTTAACAGCTCAATTTGTTTTGCAGTTAAACTCTTCGGGTTTAAAGTCTCAACTATTACCTGCACGTATAAATCACCACGCACATTTGAGTTCTTATGCGGCATGCCCTTTTCCCGACAACGTAGTATGGTACCAGTTTGAATGCCTTCAGGAACTTTTACTTTTATTGTCCCATCAATTGACTGAACGTCAATCTCACCACCAAGCACCGCTAGTGTCATTTTTATTGGCACTTTACAATGTAAATCCGCTTTATTTCGAGTAAAGATTTTGTGTGGAGCAATTTTAACGTACACATATAAATCTCCGTTTTTTCCACCTCTTACTCCAGCTTCTCCTTTACCACTGACTTTTTCTTTATAGCCTTCTTCTACGCCTTTTGGAATTGAAACTGATATATTTGCTCTATCTTTTTTGCGTCCATTTCCACCACACTTCTTACATTTATTTTGTATTATTTCTCCTTCCCCATAACATGTAGTGCATGTTCTTTCGATTATAAAAGGGCCTTGCTTAATCCTGATATTACCACTTCCTTGGCATGTGTGGCACTGAACAGGTTTGATTGCTCCTTCACTGCCTGTACCTTGACACGCATCACATTTTATAACTGTATTGTAAGATACAGTTGCTTGTATTCCTTTAAATGCATCTTCTAAGGTAATTTTAAGATCATAACGTAAGTTTGCCCCAGGTACCCCCGTGGTGCTCCTTCTTGTTCTTGATCTGCCTGAGCCGCCAAATCCTCCGCCAAAAAAGGCATTGAATATATCACTAAAATCTCCTGCAGAGCTAAAGCCCTGACTAAAATCGAACCCATCAGAGGCATCCTCATGTCCGTAATGATCATAACCTGCCTTTTTCTCAGAGTCAGACAGAACTTCATATGCAGCTGTTATTTCTTTAAATTTTTCCTCTGCTTCTTTATTACCAGGGTTTCTATCTGGATGATACTTTAACGCTAATTTTTTGTATGCTTTTTTTATCTCATCAATACTAGCACCTCTGCTGACTCCCAGCAAATCGTAGTAATCTTTTGTACTCATATATAATAGTTCAGTGTCTAACCTTTAAAGATAGGTATTTCATACATTAATTTCAAGAGTGGCTTCTACTTTCTGTGCATTTTAAAAAATGCACCCTGAGCGACTCGAACGCCCGACCTTTTGATCCGTAGTCAAATGCTCTAATCCAACTGAGCTAAGGGTGCCTTTCATAAAATGAATTTTAGCAGATTTTATGGCTTGATTCAATTAGTTTGGCTAAAAATAAAATGGAGCACAAAGCCAAATTGATAATATGATAAATTTACTAATATTCTTNNNNNNNNNNNNNNNNNNNNNNNNNNNNNNNNNNNNNNNNNNNNNNNNNNNNNNNNNNNNNNNNNNNNNNNNNNNNNNNNNNNNNNNNNNNNNNNNNNNNTACTATTGGAAATAGCAATAAAGAATATTTTCTTAAAATCAATGTAATTGCCTGACTGTCTTGAGTAAGCTTTGGCAGCATAAAGTTGAGCACAAAACCCTTATCACGAGCGAGCTGCATCTCCACAATATGTCTATTTCCGCTTACAGAGAACATCAACAATACTTTGTTTATCAGAGACAATTTCAGGATGGTACTGAGGAACTCAACTTCTTGAATAGCCAGTAAAGCCTAAGATATCATTCAAAAAGTGGACAATTTGTTTTTTTTCAGTACCGAATATT from the Candidatus Wolbachia massiliensis genome contains:
- the dnaJ gene encoding molecular chaperone DnaJ, encoding MSTKDYYDLLGVSRGASIDEIKKAYKKLALKYHPDRNPGNKEAEEKFKEITAAYEVLSDSEKKAGYDHYGHEDASDGFDFSQGFSSAGDFSDIFNAFFGGGFGGSGRSRTRRSTTGVPGANLRYDLKITLEDAFKGIQATVSYNTVIKCDACQGTGSEGAIKPVQCHTCQGSGNIRIKQGPFIIERTCTTCYGEGEIIQNKCKKCGGNGRKKDRANISVSIPKGVEEGYKEKVSGKGEAGVRGGKNGDLYVYVKIAPHKIFTRNKADLHCKVPIKMTLAVLGGEIDVQSIDGTIKVKVPEGIQTGTILRCREKGMPHKNSNVRGDLYVQVIVETLNPKSLTAKQIELLKAFEEEENANVQQQSEGFFSKVKKK